In a genomic window of Candidatus Acidiferrales bacterium:
- a CDS encoding slipin family protein, translating into MESSSLLTIVIIVAIFLFFLAVSAIKILREYERAVIFRLGRLLGSKGPGLIILIPIIDKMVRVSLRTIALDVPPQDIITRDNVSIKVSAVIYFRVIDAKKAIVEVEDYLFATSQMSQTTLRSILGQSELDDLLSQRDKINKELQGIIDSHTEPWGIKVSNVEVKQIDLPQEMQRAMAKQAEAERERRSKVIAAEGEFQASQRLADAAKILSDQPSALTLRYLQTLREIATENNSTTIFPVPIDLLAPFLGKKLDPKK; encoded by the coding sequence ATGGAGTCAAGTTCCCTGTTAACCATTGTAATAATAGTTGCAATTTTCTTGTTTTTCCTCGCAGTGAGTGCAATCAAAATTTTGAGAGAATACGAGCGCGCAGTGATTTTTAGACTCGGGAGGCTTCTGGGATCGAAAGGACCGGGCTTGATCATTCTCATACCGATAATCGATAAGATGGTACGCGTGAGTTTAAGAACCATCGCCTTAGATGTTCCGCCGCAGGATATCATTACGCGCGACAACGTTTCCATAAAAGTCAGCGCCGTAATTTATTTCAGAGTGATCGACGCAAAGAAAGCAATTGTCGAGGTGGAAGATTATCTGTTCGCCACGAGCCAGATGTCGCAGACAACTCTGCGCAGCATCCTCGGTCAGTCGGAACTCGACGATCTGCTGTCGCAGCGCGACAAGATAAACAAGGAGCTACAGGGAATTATCGACAGCCACACTGAGCCGTGGGGAATAAAAGTATCGAATGTCGAAGTCAAACAAATCGACCTGCCGCAGGAGATGCAGCGGGCGATGGCGAAACAAGCCGAAGCGGAGCGCGAGAGGCGCTCGAAAGTCATTGCGGCAGAAGGCGAATTCCAGGCTTCACAGCGTCTGGCGGATGCCGCAAAAATCCTGAGCGATCAGCCGAGTGCACTGACGCTTCGTTACCTCCAAACTTTACGAGAGATTGCAACGGAAAACAATTCAACCACGATTTTCCCCGTGCCGATAGATTTGCTCGCTCCATTTCTCGGGAAGAAATTGGATCCGAAGAAATAA
- a CDS encoding DUF4835 family protein, translating to MKRTVLLVFFALMSTAMAQEIDCTVTLNADAMNPSDRVDIQNLGTAIQNYINSYRWTGEEFKGPKIKVTLTIYLMSISTPTSTTGKVYTAQAFVASQRPIYRSTNVSPMVRVIDNSWQFVYQKDQPMRHDEFHFDPMAGFIDYYMFVVLGFDYDSYDPLGGSKFFQRASNIVAQAQNSDYSQGWTPGGSGTYSRYAVVNDALSGQYETFRKAFYDYEYNGIDLLSTQKDSAQATVARALDKMADLVIQSGTRSAFVKAFFDAKYLEIADALKDYPDKAILQKLSIADQAHQSTYSKYLN from the coding sequence ATGAAGCGGACGGTTTTACTCGTTTTTTTTGCGCTTATGTCCACTGCGATGGCGCAGGAAATAGATTGCACAGTTACACTGAATGCGGATGCGATGAATCCCTCCGACCGTGTTGACATCCAAAATCTCGGAACAGCTATTCAAAACTACATCAATAGCTACAGATGGACGGGTGAGGAATTCAAGGGACCGAAGATTAAAGTCACTCTGACGATTTATCTGATGTCCATCTCGACTCCAACCTCTACAACCGGAAAAGTCTACACCGCGCAGGCTTTTGTTGCGAGTCAGCGCCCGATTTACAGGTCGACCAATGTTTCCCCGATGGTACGTGTCATAGATAACTCGTGGCAATTTGTCTATCAGAAAGACCAGCCCATGCGCCATGATGAGTTCCACTTCGACCCGATGGCAGGATTCATAGATTATTACATGTTTGTGGTTCTCGGCTTCGATTACGATTCTTACGATCCGTTAGGAGGGTCGAAATTTTTCCAGCGTGCATCGAACATCGTGGCACAAGCACAGAACAGCGATTATTCGCAGGGATGGACGCCCGGGGGATCGGGTACTTACTCAAGGTATGCAGTCGTCAATGATGCGCTGTCCGGGCAATATGAGACTTTCAGAAAAGCATTCTACGATTACGAGTACAACGGCATCGATCTTCTCTCGACTCAAAAAGATTCGGCGCAGGCAACAGTCGCCAGAGCGTTGGACAAGATGGCTGATTTAGTTATCCAGTCAGGGACCCGCAGCGCTTTCGTCAAGGCCTTCTTCGATGCAAAGTACCTCGAAATCGCCGACGCTTTGAAAGATTACCCCGACAAGGCAATCCTCCAAAAGTTATCGATCGCCGACCAGGCACATCAATCTACCTACTCAAAATATTTGAACTGA
- a CDS encoding helix-hairpin-helix domain-containing protein: MRNTRKIRYLKFLRTLILAIVLILNHNSVHAQTFSSDTTSGENETAKENILESLASYSDDISGVFEKINLNSASPEELLSIPGMTTIFASSIITYRNKVKLIRDIDELSTLGGATPELILSLKTRTETSPAGFQLSGLQSRHNDNLSLNLLSYASYSPQKVSLYRTSYHDEGIRNFQKFSLDYHNAELDAISDKDPGQNNYLNFYSLSLSIRDISIFSTINLGDYNISLGNGMLFSAPGNISKSAGPISPLFSRRAYSLRPDRSLSKSGFLRGAAFAIPINDFEFTGFASENNLNVHIDPFGEVTSVDYSGSDLSTGYASLVEKIGGGILRFDSPGVDCGASAVYFSYDRPFANYYLQHRFLEDIFMRTQSEGGAFSGEMLIDKVVSVSANADLDYKVAQFAVGVRNLRSQKIPNYSGVLSESFPTLPEQGIYFGATFHPEKIAELGFYYDRFIIASISGGPDRNGEEIFIDSRVSMNHVEDPVYGEKLFDGTATDIYLRYRYKTKEDFYVPESEFPTAQSTLAGYKQNFRVDLRHNFSSAFSIRARFEKNFLSSGETGELFLLDAASTIKSFSINSRICFYSTGSYNSAFYEVEEDLPGIGKYSLLYGDGARIMALLNLKIMHSLSVGTEVSRDIYSRVRQVTVGSALESFPGITYFSLELNYCMD, encoded by the coding sequence GTGAGAAACACTAGGAAAATTCGATATTTAAAATTTCTCAGGACTCTAATTCTCGCCATCGTGCTCATATTGAACCATAACTCGGTTCATGCACAAACCTTTTCCTCAGATACGACGTCCGGAGAAAATGAAACCGCAAAGGAAAATATCTTAGAATCTCTTGCGAGTTACTCGGACGACATTTCTGGAGTATTCGAAAAAATAAACTTAAACTCGGCCTCACCGGAAGAACTCCTTTCGATTCCGGGGATGACTACTATCTTTGCTTCGTCGATCATCACATACCGCAACAAGGTGAAACTCATCCGGGACATCGACGAGCTTTCAACTCTTGGTGGAGCAACCCCGGAACTAATACTGTCACTGAAAACCCGCACAGAAACTTCGCCGGCTGGATTTCAACTGTCCGGCTTACAGTCGAGACATAATGACAATCTTTCACTAAATCTCCTTTCATACGCAAGCTATTCGCCTCAAAAAGTTTCGCTTTACCGAACCTCGTACCATGATGAAGGGATAAGAAATTTTCAGAAATTTTCTCTCGATTATCATAACGCTGAATTAGATGCGATTTCCGACAAAGATCCCGGTCAAAACAACTATTTAAATTTTTACTCGCTCTCACTGTCGATAAGGGACATCTCGATTTTCTCCACGATAAATCTTGGAGACTACAACATCAGTCTTGGCAACGGTATGCTGTTCTCCGCTCCCGGCAATATATCGAAGTCTGCCGGACCGATTTCGCCGCTCTTCAGCAGACGAGCGTATTCGCTAAGACCCGATCGGTCGCTTTCCAAGAGCGGTTTTCTCAGAGGGGCAGCATTCGCAATTCCAATTAATGACTTTGAGTTCACGGGATTCGCATCAGAAAACAACCTCAATGTCCACATAGACCCCTTCGGAGAAGTGACATCGGTCGATTACTCGGGCTCCGATTTATCGACCGGCTACGCGAGTCTCGTGGAAAAAATTGGCGGCGGAATTCTGCGGTTTGATTCCCCCGGCGTCGACTGCGGAGCATCGGCGGTTTATTTCTCTTACGACAGACCTTTTGCGAATTATTATCTGCAGCACAGATTTCTCGAAGATATCTTCATGCGTACACAATCGGAAGGAGGAGCTTTCTCGGGTGAAATGCTGATCGATAAAGTGGTTTCGGTTTCAGCGAACGCGGACCTTGATTACAAGGTGGCACAGTTCGCAGTCGGGGTGCGTAACCTCAGATCGCAGAAAATTCCTAATTATTCCGGTGTGCTCTCTGAAAGTTTCCCGACCCTGCCGGAACAAGGAATCTATTTCGGCGCGACGTTTCATCCGGAGAAAATTGCAGAATTGGGCTTTTATTATGATCGTTTCATTATCGCTTCAATATCGGGCGGCCCGGATCGAAATGGCGAAGAGATTTTCATCGACTCCCGTGTTAGTATGAACCATGTGGAGGATCCGGTATACGGGGAGAAGTTGTTTGACGGCACGGCCACCGATATTTACCTCCGATACAGGTATAAGACAAAAGAAGATTTTTACGTCCCGGAATCAGAGTTTCCGACGGCGCAGTCGACGCTTGCCGGCTACAAGCAGAATTTCAGAGTCGATCTCAGACACAATTTCTCTTCAGCATTTTCGATCCGGGCTAGATTCGAGAAAAATTTTCTTTCTTCCGGTGAAACCGGCGAACTGTTCCTGTTGGACGCTGCATCAACAATCAAAAGTTTTTCAATCAATTCAAGAATTTGCTTTTACAGCACCGGCTCGTATAACTCGGCTTTCTATGAAGTGGAAGAAGACCTCCCGGGAATCGGAAAGTACTCGCTACTCTATGGAGATGGCGCACGTATCATGGCGCTGCTGAATTTGAAAATCATGCATTCCCTTTCAGTGGGGACAGAAGTCTCCAGAGATATTTACAGCCGGGTCAGACAAGTCACGGTCGGCTCAGCATTAGAGTCTTTTCCGGGAATTACTTATTTTAGCTTAGAGTTAAATTATTGCATGGATTGA